From Arachis hypogaea cultivar Tifrunner chromosome 3, arahy.Tifrunner.gnm2.J5K5, whole genome shotgun sequence:
AAGAGAGTGAGAGACAACATGTCTCTTGTGAGCTAAAACACCAATGGAATTATAGTATGTTCCCCCAACCAATTAACTGATGCTATAATCAGGGATTCTAAATGTATTTGTGCCTGCATTTGTCCACATACactaaagaagaagagagataacATTTGAGAACTTACAATTCCTCTTCTTCCCCACTTTTCAGGGCATTCTTGGCTATGCACTGGAATGCTTCTTCAACGTTAATACCTTCCTTGGCAGATGTCTCAAAATATGGGATATTTCCTTTTGATGCACACCAAGCCCGAGCCTTCTTTTCCGAAACCTGCAGTGACACAATCACTTTCTTGTGTTAAGTAGTTCAGCTGTCCAGCAGtatatttcaggtattttatgaGTATGAACACATCTGAGCTAATCAAACATTTGACGGAAAGAAAAGAAACATGGAAAACAGCCAACTCTAGGAAAGAGAAAACGTACCACTCTACTGTTTCCACCATCAATATCTACCTTGTTTCCTATAACAACAAAAGGAAAATTCTCTGGATCGGAAGGACTAGCCTGAAAAAATTATTGCACAGCTTAACATTTGAAAAATCACTTAGACATTGCTTGTGATAATAAGACTGAGAAATATGTCCAGCAAGAGGAACGCAGGCCTACCTGAATCAGAAATTCCTCCCTCCAGTTGTTAAGGTTGTCGAATGATTTCATTGAATTAACATCATATACAAGAACACAGCAATCAGCCCCACGGTAGAAAGCAACTCCTAGGCTTTGGAATCTTTCCTGACCAGCTGTATCCCAAATCTGCAAGGAGcaaatattaaaataagaataaagaaTAGTAAAACTTGACAACTGTTGTAGCTTAAAACTTTCAAGAGATAACAAGAGAATTGTTGTGTCATGTATGTAGATAAGAGTCCAAGCATTATTTATATGACAAAGTTACATAGATGTATCAGATAGCACTCCAAGAGTGAGATCATTATATCTAATCACATGTATGTGCCTCATCGAAATGTGTCATATGATGAAAAACAATTTCTGAGACACAATAGGAAACAGTACCAACTGATACAACCAAGATCCCATTTTCAAAGACATCAAGAAGAAGAACCAATAGGTTTCAAAGACATCAACTGATACACTTTAAGGCTTAGGCTTTCTAATATTAAAGGTACAACAAGGAAAGAATCTTAATCCGAGAAATCATCACAAATGGTAAGAGTCTGGGGTAAATATGTTATGCATTTCCAACTAAGTGTTTTTTTTTCCACAAGCTGATATCACTCAGAAACAACATATCCAACTTCGTTCACTTAGAGAGTTGCAGCCTAAGTTCTTTACCTAAAATCAGTATGTATTATGaaatataacatataaaatacagaaaaatctAAGTAGTATCAGATAAATTAATAGTCCAACACATAGCATTTTTCAAGCAACTAGTCAGATATATCCCCGAGATTCGCCACCTTACCTAATTATCCAGCTTATGCATATGGATATGGTCAAGCACACACacatgcacaaaaaaaaaaaaaaagcacaactGAGTACCGTTCACAAACCTGCAAGGTGAAAAGCCTATCTTCAAATTGCACCTCCTTTGTTAAAAAGTCCGCTCCAATGGTTGCCTTGTACTGGTTGCTAAACTTCTTATTCACATATCTAAATTATATTTGTTAGGGAAATGCATGCTTTTAAGTCTACTCAACCGAAATTCAATATGTAACCCCTTGGTACAGCGCTAAACTATACCAAACAAAtcgcgtaaaaaaaaaaaagaaagcaaggaCGAATGAATTTGAAGAACCAAACACCAAAGGATACTGATTCATCAAAGATGTCTTCCCTACCCTGCAACAGCACAAACAGTGTTACATAAACGCAAGCTGCTACCAAGATTGAAAGTGCACATATGATTCAAATCACGATCAAATATAGTGAAAATTTCTTTCCAGTATCAACCAATCGTGCGTATGCATCaagaaaaagagttgaaaacaaaagGCAATTTCCGCAGCAGAAAGCGACAAAAATACAAGATCCTAGGGAGAAAAAAAATTCGATCGAATTGAGCTAAGTAGGTGGCAGAAAAACGGAAATCGTGAAGGTTAAAGCAAAGATCTGCAGAGAAATCATGATTGCAACAAAGAAGAAAGACTGGAATCGAAAAGTAACTTACCCGCTGTCACCGAGAATGATGACCTTCAATAGAGTTCTTCTTCTGGAAGGCATGGTTACTTTTTCACCGATCGGGAAAAAAAAGTGTAACcgctttttgttgttgttgttgttctgttAGAGAGATCGGAAAAAGGTGTAACCGCTTTCTGTTGA
This genomic window contains:
- the LOC112788973 gene encoding ras-related protein Rab7, which encodes MPSRRRTLLKVIILGDSGVGKTSLMNQYVNKKFSNQYKATIGADFLTKEVQFEDRLFTLQIWDTAGQERFQSLGVAFYRGADCCVLVYDVNSMKSFDNLNNWREEFLIQASPSDPENFPFVVIGNKVDIDGGNSRVVSEKKARAWCASKGNIPYFETSAKEGINVEEAFQCIAKNALKSGEEEELYLPDTIDVGTSSQQRTTGCEC